From Ignisphaera aggregans DSM 17230, the proteins below share one genomic window:
- a CDS encoding triphosphoribosyl-dephospho-CoA protein (COGs: COG1767 Triphosphoribosyl-dephospho-CoA synthetase~InterPro IPR002736~KEGG: smr:Smar_0395 triphosphoribosyl-dephospho-CoA protein~PFAM: triphosphoribosyl-dephospho-CoA protein~SPTR: A3DLJ7 Triphosphoribosyl-dephospho-CoA protein~PFAM: ATP:dephospho-CoA triphosphoribosyl transferase) has product MDKLYRYAELLSLGIALEVSAYPKIGNVHRYRWFFDTLYEDFLIASSTSVHYLYIGIVRGYRDRLREMKKVFGDIVFNIVRDSIDISGGGNTCLGSSLLLSPISVAIGSMAREGSIDIDMVGYRARDIVRDFGKPLDTVYIYRAIRIAKPSYIRAEDITGELPNVWDNRYRRKIIEQSIAPWTILEYSSRNDIVAREIIEGFPRSLELSKHIDRRLETHNDWNRAIVETYLYQLSRELDTLIIRKKGLEIAEKVMNIAKELYSICIDRWSQCLEKLYRIDEEFHRNGINPGSTADIIVSSIALYILKKKKRILRSNNKIFYSISKLE; this is encoded by the coding sequence ATGGATAAGCTGTATAGATATGCAGAACTACTAAGCCTCGGTATAGCTCTAGAGGTTTCTGCATATCCAAAGATAGGAAATGTCCATAGATATAGATGGTTTTTTGATACTCTCTATGAAGATTTTCTCATAGCCTCCTCTACATCTGTCCACTATCTATATATAGGTATTGTTAGGGGGTATAGAGATAGACTTAGAGAGATGAAGAAGGTTTTCGGAGATATTGTTTTCAATATTGTTAGAGACTCTATAGATATATCTGGAGGCGGAAATACTTGTCTAGGATCATCACTTCTGCTATCCCCTATATCAGTAGCTATAGGGTCTATGGCTAGAGAGGGGTCTATAGATATAGATATGGTTGGCTATAGAGCTAGAGATATTGTTAGAGATTTTGGTAAGCCTCTAGATACAGTATACATCTATAGAGCTATTAGAATAGCAAAGCCTAGCTATATAAGAGCTGAGGATATTACTGGAGAACTGCCAAATGTATGGGATAATAGATATAGGAGAAAGATAATTGAACAGAGTATAGCTCCCTGGACAATACTAGAGTATAGCTCTAGAAACGATATAGTTGCTAGAGAAATTATAGAGGGTTTCCCAAGATCTCTAGAACTATCGAAACATATAGATAGAAGACTTGAGACTCATAACGATTGGAATAGAGCTATTGTAGAGACATATCTATACCAACTATCTAGAGAACTAGATACACTTATCATTAGAAAGAAAGGTTTAGAAATAGCTGAAAAAGTTATGAATATAGCAAAAGAGTTATATAGTATATGTATAGATAGATGGAGCCAATGCCTAGAAAAACTATATAGAATTGATGAAGAATTCCATAGAAATGGAATAAACCCCGGGTCAACAGCAGACATAATAGTCTCATCAATAGCTCTCTACATACTTAAAAAGAAGAAAAGAATACTAAGGAGTAATAATAAAATATTCTACTCTATATCTAAATTAGAATAG
- a CDS encoding type II secretion system protein E (COGs: COG0630 Type IV secretory pathway VirB11 protein involved in flagella biosynthesis~InterPro IPR001482~KEGG: hbu:Hbut_1099 type II/IV secretion system protein~PFAM: type II secretion system protein E~SPTR: A2BLT1 Predicted Type II/IV secretion system protein~PFAM: Type II/IV secretion system protein) yields the protein MSLSALEKIFSRFRKKSSESAKPQETVQESILEDMESIAKTERVTHKLYSIQRGYRVIESYPVAEPFAHINIVEEESTGRLFYEVYEISLSDEEKKIYDEIRDHIIWEIKPVASLDVDVAREIMKTARRVMREFQIRFTKTPGLSWSKIGYYIERDLIGFGVLEPIFRDRHIEDISCNGPGKPVYVWHRKYEYLPTNIVFVSSEELDEYILKLAHMAGKHISVAYPILDAILPGGHRLAATFRKEVSTAGSTFTIRKFSESPITIADMINYGTISSRIAAYFWLAMEYKMTTLILGVTGAGKTSTLNALATLLKPTYKIVTIEDTPELRIPSENWVQLVSRPSYVGSGVGEISLFQLVKLSLRYRPDVIIVGEVRGEEAYVLFQAIATGHSGMTTLHAESIDAAVKRLTSPPMNIPSSYIPLVNISMVIKRVQIRDERGRVRPGRRITNIWEVRDYEDYIEIAKWNPVEDRFEIDLSKSIVLQRISELTGMPMDSLLEEIETREKVLLWLVKTGRTDYRGVANTVYRYYINRQGLLKEIGLR from the coding sequence TTGTCTCTATCAGCCCTTGAAAAGATTTTCAGTAGATTTAGGAAGAAGTCTAGTGAATCTGCTAAGCCTCAGGAAACTGTTCAGGAGTCTATTTTAGAGGATATGGAGTCTATAGCTAAGACTGAGCGTGTTACCCATAAGCTCTACAGTATTCAGAGGGGCTATAGAGTTATAGAGTCTTACCCTGTTGCAGAGCCCTTTGCACATATAAATATCGTTGAGGAGGAGTCCACGGGCAGACTTTTTTATGAGGTTTACGAGATTTCTCTAAGTGATGAGGAGAAGAAGATATATGATGAGATTAGAGACCATATCATATGGGAGATAAAACCTGTTGCCTCTCTAGATGTAGATGTTGCTAGAGAGATTATGAAGACTGCTAGAAGAGTTATGAGGGAGTTCCAGATAAGATTTACAAAAACCCCTGGCTTGTCTTGGAGTAAGATTGGTTATTATATTGAGAGAGATTTGATTGGTTTTGGTGTTCTAGAGCCTATCTTCAGGGATAGACATATAGAGGATATATCTTGTAACGGCCCTGGAAAACCTGTCTATGTATGGCATAGAAAGTATGAGTATCTACCTACAAATATTGTCTTCGTTAGTTCTGAGGAGCTTGATGAATACATCCTTAAGTTAGCTCACATGGCTGGGAAACACATATCTGTTGCATACCCAATTCTAGACGCAATTCTCCCAGGTGGCCATAGACTTGCTGCAACATTTAGGAAAGAGGTTTCTACAGCTGGCTCTACATTTACTATAAGAAAGTTTAGTGAGTCCCCTATAACTATAGCTGATATGATAAACTATGGAACAATATCTTCGAGGATAGCTGCATATTTCTGGCTTGCAATGGAGTATAAAATGACTACTCTTATCCTTGGTGTAACAGGTGCTGGAAAAACATCTACCTTGAATGCTCTAGCAACACTACTCAAACCGACATACAAGATTGTGACTATTGAGGATACACCAGAGCTTAGGATACCGAGTGAGAACTGGGTACAGCTTGTATCTAGACCTTCATATGTTGGTAGTGGTGTTGGAGAGATATCGCTATTCCAGCTGGTGAAGCTCTCACTTAGATATAGGCCAGATGTGATTATTGTTGGAGAGGTCCGTGGTGAGGAGGCATATGTTTTGTTCCAAGCTATAGCAACAGGACACTCAGGTATGACAACGCTACATGCAGAGAGTATTGATGCAGCTGTAAAGAGACTTACTTCACCTCCTATGAATATCCCGTCTTCCTATATACCCCTTGTAAATATTTCCATGGTTATAAAGAGGGTTCAGATAAGAGATGAGAGAGGTAGGGTTAGGCCTGGTAGGAGGATCACGAATATATGGGAGGTTAGAGACTATGAAGACTATATAGAGATTGCTAAGTGGAATCCTGTTGAGGATAGATTTGAAATAGATTTGTCTAAGAGCATCGTCTTGCAGAGGATATCAGAGCTAACAGGTATGCCTATGGACAGCCTTCTAGAGGAGATAGAGACAAGGGAGAAGGTGTTGCTATGGCTGGTAAAAACAGGTAGGACAGACTATAGAGGTGTTGCAAATACTGTGTATAGATACTATATAAATAGACAGGGGCTCTTAAAAGAGATTGGGCTGAGGTAG
- a CDS encoding conserved hypothetical protein (KEGG: smr:Smar_0472 hypothetical protein~SPTR: A3DLS1 Putative uncharacterized protein) — MSIVREFNSVAELMKYLDDEIAEHRRRLGEMLKKLEELRVKAEQEKKLKSLLSKLGLPESSTQNEIVLRSSRIVVNPTPAQELSALEASIESLNNRITQLMAIRKELEILGNVDVEARVVVVYVDGLPRIVLLKFS, encoded by the coding sequence ATGAGTATTGTAAGAGAATTCAATAGTGTAGCAGAGCTTATGAAGTATCTAGACGATGAAATTGCAGAGCATAGGAGAAGACTTGGAGAAATGCTAAAGAAGCTAGAGGAGCTAAGGGTAAAAGCAGAACAGGAGAAAAAACTAAAATCTCTTCTATCTAAACTTGGTCTACCAGAAAGCTCTACACAAAATGAGATTGTGTTGAGGAGTTCAAGAATAGTTGTAAATCCAACACCTGCACAAGAGCTATCAGCTCTTGAAGCATCTATAGAGTCTCTAAATAATAGAATAACACAGCTTATGGCAATTAGAAAAGAGCTTGAGATTCTTGGTAATGTAGATGTTGAGGCAAGGGTAGTTGTTGTCTATGTAGATGGTCTTCCAAGGATAGTACTGTTAAAGTTTAGCTAA
- a CDS encoding hypothetical protein (KEGG: dar:Daro_0866 hypothetical protein), translating into MFPSSGDIIESIEASRKSFGKVLAEYVSKRFSGRITYKSAMGVYISLEIVDGAITLCRGISRGNVVEGNTCCDEAAKYLYVAEGVIEVMKIDPKIIGLDAINFPNTVVEGTTAIHMQLEKISAPPTHAPVAVTPPIESRAIEVAKTLEAIAIETPKPVAEAPKAVEAPKPETPAVAQAPPTTVPTEAVQPVVSEECIDPITLYQVMRSSQFLQQISSARYGDIAEKILGIAREREPSKIYITASTESGTLRVLLDVESMNINIEYEEGGKTICGSNALKSIESVELKSIRIWIL; encoded by the coding sequence ATGTTCCCAAGTAGTGGAGATATTATTGAGAGTATTGAGGCGAGTAGAAAGAGTTTTGGAAAGGTTTTAGCTGAGTATGTATCTAAACGATTTAGTGGTAGAATAACATATAAAAGTGCTATGGGTGTATACATATCTCTAGAGATAGTCGATGGAGCTATAACCCTCTGTAGAGGTATATCAAGAGGAAATGTTGTTGAGGGAAATACATGTTGTGATGAAGCTGCTAAATATCTATATGTTGCTGAAGGTGTTATAGAGGTTATGAAGATAGATCCAAAGATTATTGGCTTAGACGCTATAAACTTTCCAAACACCGTGGTTGAGGGTACAACAGCTATACATATGCAGCTAGAGAAAATCTCTGCCCCACCTACCCATGCACCAGTAGCTGTTACACCCCCTATAGAGAGTAGAGCTATAGAAGTTGCAAAGACTCTTGAGGCAATAGCTATAGAAACACCGAAACCTGTTGCTGAAGCACCAAAAGCTGTAGAAGCGCCAAAGCCTGAAACACCTGCTGTTGCACAGGCACCACCTACTACAGTACCTACAGAGGCTGTTCAGCCTGTGGTTAGTGAGGAGTGTATAGATCCAATAACGCTCTACCAGGTTATGAGATCATCACAGTTTCTACAGCAGATAAGCTCTGCTAGATATGGGGATATAGCTGAGAAGATTCTGGGTATAGCTAGAGAGAGAGAACCGTCTAAGATATATATAACTGCATCTACAGAGTCTGGAACTCTTAGAGTTTTACTCGATGTAGAGTCTATGAATATAAATATAGAGTATGAAGAGGGTGGTAAGACTATTTGTGGATCTAATGCTCTAAAGAGTATTGAGTCTGTAGAGCTCAAATCTATTAGAATATGGATTCTCTAG
- a CDS encoding hypothetical protein (KEGG: ape:APE_0620.1 hypothetical protein~SPTR: Q9YEF6 Putative uncharacterized protein) translates to MELKRSIYKLFVTPLTLAILITITMSLIPSSRAIDIETPYAITFDIAGFDIAPKYVYMINSSSFILAGKVNGTDAIVIMRIIDPYKGLTERQIYPLVGEPTVAATNGFPVKRIAIGTSKGEILLFNVDGGRIVGYLYTILGADFYVDKLAIMKTATGSFVVAALVHDSQQIRFIYIFNEDGKGMIRIGSDPGDVTITYSGIDVYDMAPLKVITSSEIYYNASRLLIAYTLATKTVVLNISMHVNNTYVPAPNTLVEVVVYDKSAPREQRTVYGVNADSNGVARIPIPLLYGDRTYANITIRDILGNTLFFYTVTPTQLIMPKKNVFVYSVKLFGEPNTNNAIDIYGVPQFLKLSLELLDVSTAPYSYTSVALSPRGLDVNIRGLHFITSEGANRYILIYTCPQNGYLYIDQITVVGRELRTVVSQYDYIDRDHIGREVESVDAIVYKGNQFLHIALSDGRIRTYQLVGDRYTLIHIYNVGESVKRLSAYIEAKGYAYAAITSNGIQIVSIDPYLVPFLRNNLSIVATIDGYIDADILSDFSMGIMVSQTKAVVIVNLYALLSSKPVTLDDIMAPTLRLKIYLPGNETYDKVNVKFSYPAGYISSYRYSQGYLLLKPSKNGTIEIPNIIPGVSYSIDIWYDEPYIQPETKTLSTDRLGRDIEIPVTMRYKEYNLTLYIKDQFDGSPIAPYRAVIDGKTVVESSTAQKIVLKLIYGSHNIEIIPAPGHEAVYQGNTTKLFIDRDMELDIKLIRKTYRVAITLLDSLTNTPPIVPINISLGTNLPSIVFSNASMIVDLPYGNYSVLVAPAKGYENAYTSKEYTLSIARDTSITMLIDRKRYTLSISLTDTYTKNLVAPMDIYLNGTLVSSDVWNDTTIIVPYGVWTLRIAPVSGYENAYDVIEDTINIVGNTVKQYSPNRRIYDVIIDIRDVVGRVIAPLELSIYGVVSPSILIDPSNPRAILSLPYGNYTCVVRPAKGYEYIYTESRASLSVDRPKAIAITVDRVRYILSISLKDTIIGILRGRFEVYVNGTKIIDNIGGPTNITLPCGIYTVYVSPMPAFSKIYSVSKPITINLFNSTSIEIPVPRNMYTLKFVVLEGETPIRNAEITIISEETGNIFTKLVTDEYGTISTKIPFGSYRIEISHPNYETRYVMLDIDSDRQEIVYLRPTILTYIQRFLPIIGILIGIGVAIYIGLRIRAMITKRIAIEEEVF, encoded by the coding sequence ATGGAGCTCAAGAGATCTATATACAAACTATTTGTCACTCCACTAACACTAGCTATATTGATAACAATAACAATGTCTCTCATACCCAGCAGTAGAGCTATAGATATAGAGACACCATATGCAATAACATTTGATATAGCCGGATTTGACATAGCACCAAAATATGTATATATGATTAATAGCAGTAGCTTTATACTTGCTGGAAAAGTGAATGGCACAGATGCTATTGTGATAATGAGGATTATAGATCCATACAAAGGACTTACAGAGAGACAGATATATCCATTGGTAGGAGAGCCAACAGTTGCAGCAACAAATGGCTTTCCTGTTAAGAGGATAGCTATAGGTACCTCAAAGGGAGAGATACTTCTATTCAATGTCGATGGCGGTAGAATAGTAGGATATCTATATACAATACTTGGAGCAGATTTCTATGTAGATAAACTAGCTATTATGAAAACAGCTACAGGGAGCTTCGTAGTAGCAGCACTTGTCCATGATTCTCAGCAAATACGCTTCATCTATATATTTAATGAGGATGGAAAAGGAATGATAAGAATAGGTTCTGATCCAGGCGATGTCACAATCACCTATTCAGGTATTGATGTATATGATATGGCTCCTCTAAAGGTTATCACCTCTTCTGAGATATACTATAATGCTTCAAGACTTCTAATAGCATATACCCTTGCAACAAAAACTGTAGTACTAAACATCTCTATGCATGTAAATAACACCTATGTCCCTGCACCAAATACATTGGTAGAGGTTGTGGTTTATGACAAATCAGCACCTAGAGAACAGCGTACTGTATATGGCGTAAATGCTGATTCTAATGGTGTAGCAAGAATACCTATACCACTACTATATGGCGATAGAACATATGCAAATATAACTATTAGAGATATTCTTGGAAACACACTATTCTTCTATACTGTGACACCAACACAGTTGATAATGCCAAAGAAGAATGTATTTGTGTATAGTGTAAAGCTTTTTGGAGAACCCAATACAAATAATGCTATAGATATATATGGAGTACCACAATTCCTTAAACTCTCACTAGAACTCCTAGATGTTTCTACGGCTCCATATAGCTATACCTCTGTAGCTCTTTCACCAAGAGGTTTAGATGTAAATATAAGGGGTCTGCATTTCATTACTAGTGAAGGTGCAAATAGATATATACTCATATATACATGTCCACAAAATGGCTATCTCTATATAGATCAAATAACTGTTGTTGGTAGAGAACTCAGAACAGTAGTTAGTCAATATGACTATATAGATAGAGACCATATAGGTAGAGAAGTTGAGAGTGTAGATGCTATAGTATACAAAGGCAATCAGTTTCTACATATAGCTCTATCTGATGGAAGAATAAGGACCTATCAACTAGTTGGAGATAGATATACACTTATACATATATACAACGTAGGTGAATCTGTGAAAAGGCTTTCTGCATATATAGAGGCTAAGGGATATGCATATGCAGCTATAACATCTAATGGGATTCAGATAGTCTCTATAGATCCATATCTAGTGCCATTCCTAAGAAATAATCTCTCTATAGTTGCAACTATTGATGGATATATAGATGCAGATATCCTATCAGATTTCTCTATGGGTATAATGGTTAGTCAGACAAAAGCTGTTGTTATTGTTAATCTCTATGCGTTACTCTCATCGAAGCCTGTAACTCTAGACGATATTATGGCTCCAACCCTTAGACTAAAAATATATCTACCCGGTAATGAAACATATGATAAGGTTAATGTAAAGTTTAGTTATCCAGCTGGATACATATCTAGCTATAGATATTCACAGGGCTATCTACTCCTCAAACCTTCTAAAAATGGAACTATCGAAATACCCAATATTATACCCGGTGTAAGCTATAGCATAGATATATGGTATGATGAGCCATATATACAGCCAGAAACAAAAACATTATCCACGGATAGACTTGGTAGAGACATAGAGATTCCAGTTACTATGAGATACAAGGAATATAATCTAACCCTCTATATAAAGGATCAATTTGATGGAAGTCCTATAGCTCCCTATAGAGCTGTTATTGATGGAAAAACAGTTGTTGAGAGTTCTACAGCTCAGAAAATAGTATTGAAACTAATCTATGGTTCTCACAACATAGAGATTATTCCTGCACCAGGGCATGAGGCTGTATATCAGGGTAATACAACAAAACTATTCATAGATAGGGATATGGAGCTAGATATAAAACTTATTAGAAAGACCTATAGAGTCGCTATAACACTGCTTGATTCATTAACAAATACCCCGCCTATAGTACCTATAAATATATCTCTTGGCACCAATCTACCATCTATTGTTTTCTCTAATGCAAGTATGATTGTAGATCTTCCGTATGGAAACTATAGTGTTTTAGTAGCACCTGCTAAGGGCTATGAAAATGCCTATACATCAAAAGAATATACGTTGTCTATAGCTAGAGATACTAGTATAACTATGCTGATTGATAGAAAGAGGTATACATTATCTATATCGCTTACAGATACCTATACAAAGAACCTTGTTGCACCAATGGATATATATCTTAATGGAACTCTGGTAAGCTCAGATGTATGGAATGATACAACGATTATAGTTCCATATGGTGTATGGACTTTGAGAATAGCTCCTGTATCAGGATATGAAAATGCCTATGACGTTATAGAGGATACCATCAATATTGTAGGAAATACTGTAAAACAGTATTCGCCAAATAGAAGAATATATGATGTTATTATAGATATTAGAGATGTTGTTGGAAGAGTTATAGCACCTCTAGAGCTCTCTATATATGGTGTAGTTAGCCCCTCTATACTTATAGATCCTTCTAACCCCAGAGCAATACTTTCACTACCATATGGAAACTATACATGTGTTGTAAGACCTGCAAAAGGATATGAATATATATATACAGAGTCTAGAGCATCACTATCTGTAGATAGGCCTAAGGCTATTGCTATAACGGTAGATAGAGTTAGATATATTCTTAGTATATCGTTAAAAGATACTATAATAGGTATTTTAAGAGGGAGATTCGAGGTATATGTAAATGGGACAAAGATTATAGATAATATCGGTGGCCCTACAAATATAACTCTTCCATGTGGTATCTATACAGTCTATGTATCGCCAATGCCAGCATTCTCGAAGATTTATAGTGTCTCTAAGCCCATAACTATAAATCTATTCAACTCTACATCTATAGAGATACCAGTTCCAAGGAATATGTATACACTTAAATTTGTTGTCTTAGAGGGGGAGACACCTATTAGAAATGCTGAGATTACTATAATAAGTGAGGAAACTGGGAATATATTTACAAAGCTTGTTACAGATGAATATGGCACTATATCGACAAAGATACCATTTGGTAGCTATAGAATTGAAATATCTCATCCAAATTATGAGACTAGATATGTTATGTTAGATATAGATAGCGATAGACAGGAGATAGTATATCTAAGACCAACGATACTTACATATATACAGAGATTTCTACCAATAATAGGTATATTGATTGGTATAGGTGTAGCTATATACATTGGACTGAGGATAAGAGCTATGATTACAAAGAGAATTGCTATTGAGGAAGAGGTGTTCTAG